One window of the Salmo trutta chromosome 35, fSalTru1.1, whole genome shotgun sequence genome contains the following:
- the LOC115175073 gene encoding enhancer of rudimentary homolog, translating to MSHTILLVQPTKRPEGRTYADYESVNECMEGVCKMYEEHLKRMNPNSPSITYDISQLFDFIDDLADLSCLVYRADTQTYQPYNKDWIKEKIYVLLRRQAQQAGK from the exons ATG TCGCACACAATTCTGCTTGTCCAGCCAACTAAGAGACCAGAGGGGCGAACATATGCCGACTACGAGTCAGTCAACGAATGCATGGAAG GTGTGTGTAAAATGTACGAAGAGCACCTGAAGAGGATGAATCCCAACAGTCCCTCCATCACCTATGACATCAGCCAGCTGTTTGACTTCATTGATGACTTGGCGGACCTCAGCTGTCTAGT GTACCGGGCGGACACTCAGACGTACCAGCCGTACAACAAAGACTGGATCAAGGAGAAGATTTATGTGCTCCTGCGGCGTCAGGCTCAACAAGCTGGGAAGTAA